The following nucleotide sequence is from Pedobacter sp. PACM 27299.
TTCCGGTAAATCATGAACCAGTTTGCGTTGAATGGTCCGCAAGTGTTCAGGTTGGTGGCTTTGCAATTCTGCACGGAAATGAAAAGTTTGATCGATATGACCGGTCAATTCTTTGATGGCTTCCTGACGTGCTAGTATAGTGTCTTTATCATTCGGTTTACCCAGGTTTTCTGCCAGTAAATTCATACCTCTTTCGGTTTTGCAGCGGTTACTGAAAGCGTATAACGAACCAGGCCCGTAAATATCAAGGTCTGAGGCATAAGGATGCAGTTCATCTTCGTATTGTACCCCACTATTGTAACCATTTTTCCCTGTCAGTATTTGGTTGACTTCATTCTGATAAACCCATAAAAGTTGTCCGGCATAAGTTAACTCTACCTGAACCGCACTTTGCTTTTTTACCAGTATCAAAAACAACACAAATGGAATGACCAATAAGCCTGTTAATATCGGATGAAAGCCCATATTGATGATGGCTGCAAGGATCAGAATTTCCGCAACAAACAACCCTAATCTGGAAAAAGAGATGTTATTGAGTTTCTTTTTAAGGGCAGAAATCCGTGCTTCCTGCGCCGCAATATTATTTTGGTAGTCCTTTAAAATACTATCTTTTGTTTTTACCATTATCTTTGGATGTTCTCTAATTGGATAAATATAGCGATTAGAACTATAGACTAAGGAAAGCAGGATCAGTTTAGCGTGTTTATTCACGATTTCAAGCCTTCATCCCCTATTGACAAAAACAAAATCACAACTCATGAATATATGGCTGCTGTACTGAAAATCAAGAAGAGCGACTATTGTATTTAGAGTAGATAAACAATATCAAACGAATGAAAATTACATTATTGGTTGTAGGAAAAACCGAAGATAAATACCTGATTGAGGGGATTGACAAATATTTGAAAAGGTTGAAACACTATATCAACTTCAACCTGGTGGTGATTCCTGATGTAAAAAACACGAAAAACCTGACTGAAGCACAGCAGAAAAGCAAAGAAGCAGAACTGATTTTAAAACAGATCAGTAATCAGGATACGGTCATTCTGATGGATGAGAAAGGGAAGAAATATACTTCGATATTATTCTCCAATTACCTGAATAAACAGATGATTGGCAGTGTGCAACACTTAATTTTCATCATTGGTGGTCCTTATGGCTTTGATGAAAGTGTGTACCAACGTGCCAATGGCAGTATGTCTTTATCAGACATGACGTTTTCTCACCAGATGGTGCGCCTGTTCTTTGTTGAGCAGCTTTACCGCGCTTTTAGTATTTTAAAGGGAGAACCTTATCACCACGAATAAATCTATCGCTTTGTGTTGTGGAAAACCAGTACATTGATCATCATTTATAAAAAGGAGTTATTATGCAATTGCCAAGTGATTTTAAAAGAAAATACAAATACAGGAGCAATCCAAGAAGAGACCGCCTGAATTACATCATTGCGATTGTCATTTCAGCAATCGCTTTTCTATTGATCTGGTTTTACCTGTAATTTGGTTTGGACTAGAGTATTTTATTCCCGCGGGGACCGCTGATCAGATGCTTTCATCTGCATGATTTGTTGTCACTTATTTCAGGAAGGGACAGGGATTATAAAAAAAGCCGGATCTGTTAAAGATCCGGCTTTTGTATAACCTATATTGTCCAATATAAGGACTAAACGCCTTTTTTGCTAGTCATGCTCGCTTTTTTAGCTGGCTGAGCTGCTTTACTTGGTGCTTTTGTATTAGATGGTTTCGGGCTTGCTTTCACTTTCTTGTCCGATTTATCTTCAATTTTAACACCATCCTGGTCTACAACTGCTTCAGGAGCTGCTTCACTGAAAAGTGGCAATTCCTTTAACAAATGGTACCAAGAAACAATTTTCTTCATGTCAGAAGTATAAACTTTCTCCTGGTCATGACCTGGAGCAACTTCTAAAAAGAATGCTTTTAAATCTTTTGCATCTGCTTTTGCATCTGGAACATTTCCTTTAGCGGCAACGATATTTGCAAAAACATCTAATAACTTCAAATCGTCATCTTCGCCGTATACGGTAATGTCTTCTAATGACGCTAGTTTAGTTGTAGTAATGTTCGCTACAATTTTAACTTTCTGTGCATCCAGACTTTCTAAAACGTATCCGCCTTTATTTTGTCCTACCAGTTTAAATAGACCTGGTCTTCCAGATACTGCAACGATTCCTCTTAAATTCATAATATTTTGTTTTTGAGAAGTAAGAACTAGTCTTCAATTACTTCTATCCCTATAATCTTATCTCCTTGTTTGATATCGTCAACAATATCAACATTTTCTATTACTTTTCCGAAACAAGTATGTACTCTGTCTAAATGAGCAGTATTGTCTCTGCTGTGACATACGAAGAATTGAGAACCTCCAGTATTTCTTCCAGCGTGTGCCATAGATAATACACCACGATCATGGTATTGATTTTCGCCAGTTAACTCACAATCAATTTTGTAACCTGGGCCACCAGTACCTGCTAAATGTGCTTTAGACGGGTCTTTAGAGTTTGGACAACCACCTTGAATCACGAAATTAGGAATTACCCTGTGAAAAGTAACGCCATCATAGAATCCTTCTGAAGCTAATTTCTTAAAGTTAGCAACGGCATTCGGTGCATCCTGATCATAAAACTGAACAGTCATGTTACCTTTATCTGTTTTTATTATTGCTTTGCTCATGATAATTTTGTGTAAATGCCAAATTTAGTAAATTGAAATGACTCCTGAATATTAATTACAGTTAAAAAAGCCATGGATACTGATTATCGTCTATAAACGTTTATTCAGTACAATAATTTTATTATAGGTTTATAAAAAATTACATTCGCATATACCCCGATAAAGTATGTCCCTTAAAAAAGTATACCTGCTGTTGTGTTTAATGGTTTTTAGCCTCGGCTTAAAGGCCTCATCTATTCTTGTTTATATGGACGAAGACCAGAAGAACCACCTTAAAGCTTATGGTATTGCGTACTGGAGCATCCAGCAAAAGGCAGAAGTGAGCTGGTTACTGAATTATAGAGGAGGGAGTTTTCTGCTCCAGTATCACAAAAACATCGAAGATGAATGTAAAACCCGCGGCGTTTCTTATCAGGTACTGGCAGATGGAAAGGTAACGGCCATCCTCAATGAAATCAGTGATCCGGAAGTAAACATGGAGGTGGTAAAACTAGAAAAATCACCAAAAATTGCGGTTTATTCACCAAAAAGCAAGCTTCCCTGGGATGATGCAGTTACAATGGTGCTGAGGTATGCAGAAATCCCTTACGATGTGGTGTATGATGATGAGGTTTTAAAAGACAAACTTGCGGGCTATGATTGGCTGCATTTGCACCATGAGGATTTTACAGGGCAATACGGTCGTTTCTGGAGTTCTTTCCGCAATGCGGGATGGTACCGGGAAGATGTCAAAAACCAAGAGGCAACCGCGAAAAGAAATGGCTTCAATAAGGTATCGGAAATGAAGCTGGCAGTAGCCAAAAGAATTAAAGAATTTTGTGCTGGCGGAGGCTTCTTATTTGCCATGTGTTCCGCTACAGATAGCTACGACATTGCATTGAGCGCTGAAGGAGTAGACATTTGTGAAAGTATGTTCGATGGCGATGGTGCAGATCCACAGGCACAATCAAAAATAGACTATAAGAAAACCTTTGCTTTTCAAAATTTTAAACTCGATACTAATCCAAATAATTATGAATTTTCAGATATTGATGCTACTCAAACCAGAACGTTGGTTCAGAGCAATGATTTTTTCACCTTATTTGAGTTTTCTGCAAAATGGGACCTGGTACCAACGATGTTAACTCAGAATCATGAAAAGGTGATCAAAGGATTTATGGGGCAGACTACTGCTTTCCGAAAATCTGTAGTAAAACCAAACATCACGGTATTGGGAGAAAATAAAGGTGCGGAAGAGGTGCGGT
It contains:
- the rlmH gene encoding 23S rRNA (pseudouridine(1915)-N(3))-methyltransferase RlmH, whose amino-acid sequence is MKITLLVVGKTEDKYLIEGIDKYLKRLKHYINFNLVVIPDVKNTKNLTEAQQKSKEAELILKQISNQDTVILMDEKGKKYTSILFSNYLNKQMIGSVQHLIFIIGGPYGFDESVYQRANGSMSLSDMTFSHQMVRLFFVEQLYRAFSILKGEPYHHE
- a CDS encoding DUF5606 family protein, which gives rise to MNLRGIVAVSGRPGLFKLVGQNKGGYVLESLDAQKVKIVANITTTKLASLEDITVYGEDDDLKLLDVFANIVAAKGNVPDAKADAKDLKAFFLEVAPGHDQEKVYTSDMKKIVSWYHLLKELPLFSEAAPEAVVDQDGVKIEDKSDKKVKASPKPSNTKAPSKAAQPAKKASMTSKKGV
- a CDS encoding peptidylprolyl isomerase; translated protein: MSKAIIKTDKGNMTVQFYDQDAPNAVANFKKLASEGFYDGVTFHRVIPNFVIQGGCPNSKDPSKAHLAGTGGPGYKIDCELTGENQYHDRGVLSMAHAGRNTGGSQFFVCHSRDNTAHLDRVHTCFGKVIENVDIVDDIKQGDKIIGIEVIED